A stretch of the Glutamicibacter sp. JL.03c genome encodes the following:
- a CDS encoding SulP family inorganic anion transporter has product MELPSRSTLRQDASASIVVFLVALPLSLGIAVASGAPVMAGLIAAVVGGIVAGCLGGSPLQVSGPAAGLTVIVAGLVDQFGWQVTCAITLAAGVLQILLGISRVGRAALAISPVVVHAMLAGIGITIVLQQLHVVLGSTPRGDALGNLTSIPESFRDANPQAMILGASVIAILLFWKKLPRFFQQIPGQLAAVVLVTLLSIGFGDSVERIKFDGSLLEAISAPVLPQGMWGAVFIGILTVALIASVESLLCAVAVDKMQSGPRTNFNRELIGQGAANMASGALGGLPVTGVIVRSAANVDAGARTRASAVLHGLWVLVFSIFLAPVIMMVPQSVLAGLLVIIGVQLVKFAHIKTALRTGDFLVYFVTVALVVFANLLEGVLVGVGLAMALVLFRVARSSVNTQRLPMQDGRAVWRVGIEGSCSFLSLPRINRELYSIPASATVLLHIEADFIDFSVLEVVEAWRSQHESNGGKVHVEDYGTRRLTDAAQGSPRRGFSTGVLSSGLAAWKRWQHPDVASGNSNVDALPVLRGVNKYHQHNAALMMQDAKLLAQGQNPSTLFLTCVDSRVVPNVITSSGPGDMLTVRNVGNSVGGAGSDLSFEAALEFAIDRLDVNTITVCGHSNCGAMTALLGNDRLNDEGNAPVDQWLKGMIESRQALSTKHPVLLDAEAAGYSRIDQLALVNVAVQLENLSKHPRISARVADGSLNLVGLFYDLSTAAVVRVSAQGIEQPDLLKQV; this is encoded by the coding sequence ATGGAGTTGCCTTCAAGATCGACTTTGAGGCAGGATGCATCCGCCTCAATCGTCGTGTTTCTTGTCGCGCTTCCATTGTCGCTAGGGATCGCCGTAGCTTCCGGGGCCCCCGTCATGGCCGGACTCATAGCTGCGGTTGTGGGCGGTATTGTTGCTGGTTGCCTTGGAGGATCACCACTTCAAGTGAGCGGGCCGGCTGCAGGGCTGACCGTTATCGTAGCTGGATTGGTAGACCAATTCGGTTGGCAGGTTACATGCGCAATCACTCTTGCTGCAGGAGTACTCCAAATTTTGTTGGGCATCAGTCGCGTTGGCCGTGCAGCGCTGGCCATCTCACCCGTAGTTGTTCATGCCATGCTCGCCGGCATTGGGATCACGATCGTCTTGCAACAGCTACATGTCGTCCTGGGATCCACTCCAAGAGGCGATGCGCTTGGTAATCTCACGTCTATTCCCGAGAGCTTCAGAGACGCTAACCCCCAGGCCATGATTCTTGGTGCAAGCGTGATAGCGATCCTTCTTTTCTGGAAAAAGCTCCCGCGGTTTTTTCAGCAGATCCCCGGGCAACTAGCCGCCGTGGTGCTTGTGACACTTCTATCGATTGGGTTCGGCGATTCTGTTGAACGCATCAAGTTCGACGGTTCTCTATTGGAAGCCATCAGCGCCCCAGTGTTGCCTCAGGGCATGTGGGGAGCTGTATTCATCGGCATTCTGACCGTGGCGTTGATTGCCAGCGTCGAATCGCTACTGTGCGCTGTGGCCGTCGATAAAATGCAGTCCGGACCGAGAACCAACTTTAATCGCGAACTCATTGGTCAGGGCGCAGCAAACATGGCTTCTGGTGCTCTCGGAGGACTACCAGTCACGGGCGTCATCGTTCGAAGCGCTGCCAATGTTGATGCAGGAGCCCGTACACGCGCATCTGCTGTCTTGCATGGCTTGTGGGTCCTGGTATTCTCCATTTTTCTCGCCCCGGTGATCATGATGGTTCCGCAGTCTGTGCTGGCAGGTCTGCTCGTCATTATCGGAGTTCAGTTAGTCAAATTCGCTCACATCAAGACGGCTTTGCGTACTGGAGACTTCTTGGTCTATTTTGTAACAGTCGCTCTGGTGGTTTTCGCTAACCTGCTCGAAGGTGTGCTTGTGGGAGTCGGACTTGCCATGGCGTTGGTCTTGTTCAGGGTCGCCCGTAGTTCGGTCAATACGCAACGACTTCCTATGCAAGATGGCCGCGCAGTCTGGAGAGTGGGCATAGAGGGTTCCTGCAGTTTCCTGTCTCTTCCCCGTATAAATCGCGAACTCTACTCAATTCCTGCCAGTGCTACCGTGTTGCTCCACATCGAAGCTGATTTCATAGATTTTTCCGTTCTCGAAGTTGTCGAAGCATGGCGAAGCCAACACGAAAGCAATGGAGGAAAAGTCCATGTTGAAGACTACGGGACGCGTCGTCTGACCGACGCTGCACAAGGTTCTCCTAGACGCGGTTTTTCCACTGGCGTCTTGAGCAGTGGCCTAGCTGCCTGGAAACGCTGGCAACATCCCGACGTGGCTTCTGGCAATTCAAACGTGGACGCTCTGCCCGTGTTACGTGGAGTGAACAAATACCATCAGCACAACGCTGCGTTGATGATGCAAGATGCAAAACTGCTGGCGCAGGGGCAGAATCCCTCCACCCTGTTCCTAACTTGCGTGGATTCAAGGGTAGTCCCCAATGTCATCACTTCGAGTGGTCCTGGTGACATGCTGACTGTTCGCAACGTGGGCAATTCTGTCGGTGGGGCAGGCAGTGACCTGTCTTTTGAGGCCGCCCTTGAATTCGCAATTGACCGACTCGATGTCAATACCATCACCGTTTGTGGTCATTCAAATTGTGGTGCTATGACCGCCCTTCTCGGAAATGATCGCCTAAACGACGAAGGTAACGCTCCGGTTGACCAATGGCTGAAAGGCATGATTGAGAGCCGCCAAGCATTGTCAACAAAACACCCTGTTCTGCTAGATGCCGAAGCCGCAGGATACTCTCGTATCGATCAGCTTGCCCTAGTGAACGTTGCTGTTCAGTTGGAGAATCTGTCAAAGCACCCGCGAATAAGTGCTCGTGTTGCGGACGGATCGCTAAATCTGGTCGGCTTGTTCTATGACCTGTCCACTGCTGCTGTCGTCCGAGTCTCTGCCCAAGGTATCGAGCAACCAGATCTTTTGAAACAAGTCTGA
- a CDS encoding Dyp-type peroxidase, which produces MARKESDSALRPSRRGILFGGAAAGLGAVATLGVESLAGRGTTAQASEELHGQEVFPFYGQHQAGIATAPQAHAVYLALTLRDGVDREGLMRLLRLLTDDAARLTQGEAALADTEPELGTVPARLTVTFGFGPKLVEMAGSSAADIQPLPKFSIDRLQERWNDGHLLLHLGSDDPFTLAHAQRMLLKDARSFCDVKWVQTGFRRSRGSEASGTTMRNLFGQVDGTVNPAPATDDFTSLVWNEDGSTTMVIRRIHMDVDTWDEVDRSGREFSVGRTLGNGAPTTGTNEHDEPDFGATTALGFPVIADQAHIRRARSENTSERIFRRGYNYDEQPSGTQISDSGLIFVSYQKSVERQYIPLQKRLAELDALNQWTTPIGSAVFLIPPGCAEGGFIGEPLFTR; this is translated from the coding sequence ATGGCACGCAAAGAATCTGACTCCGCCCTGCGCCCGAGCCGCCGCGGGATCTTGTTCGGCGGGGCCGCCGCCGGCCTGGGGGCCGTGGCCACCCTGGGCGTGGAATCGCTGGCCGGGCGCGGCACCACGGCGCAAGCCTCCGAGGAACTCCATGGCCAGGAGGTGTTCCCCTTCTACGGCCAGCATCAAGCAGGAATTGCTACCGCGCCGCAGGCCCATGCCGTCTATCTGGCGCTTACGTTGCGCGACGGCGTGGACCGCGAGGGGCTGATGCGCCTGCTGCGGCTGCTCACCGACGATGCGGCCCGGCTGACCCAGGGCGAGGCGGCCCTGGCGGATACCGAACCCGAATTGGGGACGGTGCCGGCCCGCTTGACCGTCACCTTCGGCTTCGGCCCAAAGCTGGTGGAGATGGCTGGTTCCTCTGCCGCGGACATTCAGCCGCTGCCTAAGTTCAGCATCGATCGGCTGCAGGAGCGCTGGAATGATGGGCATCTGCTGCTGCATCTGGGCTCGGATGACCCCTTCACGCTCGCCCACGCCCAGCGCATGCTCTTAAAGGATGCCCGCAGCTTCTGCGATGTGAAATGGGTGCAAACCGGGTTCCGACGCTCGCGGGGCTCGGAGGCCAGCGGGACGACGATGCGCAACCTGTTCGGACAGGTCGACGGGACCGTGAACCCGGCACCGGCCACCGATGATTTCACGTCCCTGGTGTGGAATGAGGACGGCAGCACCACCATGGTGATCCGCCGCATCCACATGGACGTTGACACCTGGGATGAGGTGGATCGATCCGGCCGGGAATTCAGCGTCGGCCGCACCCTGGGCAACGGCGCACCAACCACCGGAACCAATGAGCATGACGAACCGGATTTCGGCGCCACCACGGCCCTGGGCTTCCCGGTCATCGCTGACCAGGCCCACATCCGGCGAGCGCGCTCGGAGAACACCAGCGAGCGGATCTTCCGCCGGGGCTACAACTACGATGAGCAGCCCAGCGGAACGCAGATTTCCGATTCCGGGCTGATTTTCGTGTCCTACCAGAAAAGCGTGGAACGCCAATACATTCCGTTGCAGAAGCGGCTGGCCGAACTGGACGCCTTGAACCAGTGGACCACGCCCATCGGCTCCGCCGTGTTCCTCATCCCGCCGGGCTGCGCCGAGGGAGGGTTCATCGGTGAACCCCTCTTCACGCGCTAG
- a CDS encoding GGDEF domain-containing protein, translating into MTRIAKDAQVFNGAQIFTDSAEQAISYLKLHTPLTDWSVSRVIDGEQVHLHVQPDQLLKTGQRVEWEESLCSRMANGAAHIVNNTQLDPDYSCMRFSAEVGAYAGYTINDDRDEMFGVLCGVRTDPLTEGEAIDEELVALISSLLSAQLKLARVADRERRNSELSDALAQTDALTGLLNRRGWDKITSDAQERLDAFGDSVSVAVIDLNGLKQVNDSQGHAAGDLLLQRAGEILRSKSTESCRVARYGGDEFMILANGVAPSQTEAYFSVFRDSLEEAGIPSAMGFYSAQPGTTNIDQCIAAADALMYQQKYQCRDQARKNS; encoded by the coding sequence ATGACACGCATTGCGAAAGACGCACAGGTATTTAACGGTGCTCAGATATTCACAGATTCGGCTGAACAGGCTATTTCTTACCTTAAACTGCATACCCCGCTGACAGATTGGTCAGTTTCTCGCGTAATCGATGGAGAGCAGGTCCACTTGCACGTGCAACCGGATCAGTTGCTCAAAACCGGTCAACGTGTTGAGTGGGAGGAATCTTTATGCAGTCGAATGGCCAATGGTGCTGCGCATATTGTGAACAATACGCAGCTAGATCCCGACTATTCGTGTATGCGATTTTCAGCCGAGGTAGGGGCCTATGCCGGGTACACCATCAATGATGACCGGGATGAGATGTTTGGTGTCCTGTGCGGGGTGCGCACCGATCCGCTCACTGAAGGAGAGGCAATAGATGAAGAACTCGTTGCCCTCATCAGTTCACTTCTATCTGCCCAATTGAAGTTAGCCAGAGTAGCTGATAGAGAGCGGAGAAATAGTGAGCTATCCGATGCCTTGGCGCAAACAGATGCTTTGACTGGTCTGTTGAACCGACGCGGCTGGGACAAGATCACCAGTGATGCGCAAGAACGTCTCGACGCTTTTGGCGATTCCGTCTCGGTTGCTGTGATTGACCTCAATGGGCTTAAGCAGGTCAATGACAGCCAGGGTCATGCAGCTGGGGATCTATTGTTGCAGCGCGCTGGTGAGATCCTGAGAAGTAAAAGCACCGAGTCCTGCCGCGTCGCTCGATATGGGGGTGATGAGTTCATGATTTTGGCCAACGGAGTAGCTCCATCCCAGACAGAAGCTTATTTCTCAGTATTCAGAGATTCCTTGGAAGAGGCAGGGATTCCTTCAGCCATGGGATTCTATTCAGCACAGCCAGGTACTACCAACATTGATCAGTGTATTGCCGCGGCTGATGCCTTAATGTATCAGCAGAAATACCAGTGTCGTGATCAAGCCAGGAAAAACAGCTAA
- a CDS encoding TraG/TraD/VirD4 family protein has protein sequence MSTFLQSYNQGVEAYGKKGMNKLWGAANIRVAGSGLSDDKFLPFLTQEIGERDVLKRSSSASGRTGRSVFSSMQREKILDVADLAALPRGRAILTSSGLPAGLIELQHYSTKPYGEDVKLSQECYEVN, from the coding sequence GTGTCCACGTTCCTCCAATCCTACAACCAAGGCGTGGAAGCCTACGGGAAGAAAGGCATGAACAAGCTCTGGGGAGCCGCGAATATCCGCGTGGCCGGATCGGGCCTGTCTGATGACAAGTTCCTTCCGTTCCTCACCCAGGAGATCGGTGAGCGGGACGTGCTCAAACGCTCGTCCAGCGCCAGCGGCCGCACCGGCCGCTCAGTGTTCAGCTCAATGCAGCGCGAGAAGATCCTGGATGTGGCCGACCTGGCAGCCTTGCCACGGGGGCGGGCGATCCTCACCAGCTCCGGGCTTCCAGCAGGCCTGATCGAGCTACAGCACTACTCCACCAAACCGTACGGAGAAGATGTGAAGCTCTCGCAGGAATGTTACGAGGTCAACTGA
- a CDS encoding PepSY-associated TM helix domain-containing protein encodes MDPATADIRGDLTAYGTSGALPLRTWIDQLHRNLQLGEPGRMYSELAASWLGIIALAGVGLWIVRIRRTKRKKDLLRPNTQATGYRRLASWHGSLGIWVLLGAFFLSATGITWSTYGGANVSEVRTALNWGTPSVSTDLTASGDSSADEHAHHHAAAAAPTGDSVNPAAFDTMLSIGQEVNVNTGQVEIKPPAAKGQAWVVQEIQRSYPTEVDAVSINGQTLQVVDRVDFKDFSLAAKLSRWGIDIHMGSMFGLPNQILLFLVASTIAAMVVLGYAMWWKRRPTKNPSRRMGKAPARGGLLRAPWWAALLVLAAAVLVGLFLPLMGASLALFMLIDVIVGWVQRSRSRTAATR; translated from the coding sequence GTGGACCCCGCCACTGCTGACATCCGCGGCGACCTCACCGCCTACGGCACCAGCGGCGCCCTGCCATTACGCACCTGGATCGACCAACTGCATCGCAATCTGCAGCTGGGGGAACCCGGGCGCATGTACAGCGAGCTGGCCGCTTCCTGGCTCGGCATCATCGCCCTTGCCGGCGTAGGTCTGTGGATTGTGCGGATCAGGCGCACCAAACGCAAAAAAGACCTCCTGCGCCCCAATACCCAAGCCACCGGCTACCGCCGGCTGGCCAGCTGGCACGGATCCTTGGGGATCTGGGTCCTGCTCGGCGCGTTCTTCCTCTCGGCCACCGGGATCACCTGGTCCACCTACGGCGGCGCCAACGTGAGTGAAGTGCGCACTGCATTGAATTGGGGCACCCCCTCGGTGAGCACCGATCTGACTGCTTCTGGGGACAGTTCCGCTGACGAGCATGCCCACCATCATGCAGCTGCCGCGGCACCCACCGGGGACTCCGTGAACCCGGCAGCTTTCGACACGATGCTCTCCATCGGGCAGGAAGTCAATGTCAACACCGGGCAGGTGGAAATCAAGCCGCCCGCTGCGAAGGGGCAGGCCTGGGTGGTCCAGGAAATCCAGCGCTCCTACCCCACCGAGGTCGATGCCGTGTCCATCAACGGCCAAACGCTTCAGGTCGTGGACCGGGTCGATTTCAAGGACTTCAGCCTGGCCGCAAAGCTCTCCCGCTGGGGCATCGACATCCACATGGGATCCATGTTCGGGTTGCCGAACCAGATCCTGCTGTTCCTTGTTGCCTCCACCATCGCCGCCATGGTGGTACTGGGGTATGCGATGTGGTGGAAACGCCGACCCACGAAAAACCCGAGCCGGCGCATGGGCAAGGCTCCAGCCCGGGGCGGCCTGTTGCGGGCCCCGTGGTGGGCGGCCCTTCTGGTCCTGGCCGCAGCGGTCCTCGTGGGCCTGTTCTTGCCGCTGATGGGGGCAAGCCTCGCGCTGTTCATGCTCATCGATGTGATTGTTGGCTGGGTTCAGCGATCGCGATCCCGGACGGCGGCGACCCGCTAG